One part of the Humulus lupulus chromosome 9, drHumLupu1.1, whole genome shotgun sequence genome encodes these proteins:
- the LOC133801573 gene encoding transcription factor VOZ1 isoform X2, with protein MMDKGSKSKCKSVTHKLFKDKAKNRVDDLQAVFMDLQFARKESRTIDMAVLEEQVNQMLREWKAELNEPSPASSLQQGGNPGSFSSDICRLLQLCEEEDDATSPLAAPKPEPTDQTFQVGETVVFHEVQQEHSFPLVDCKNSTSRVCNVSVNNLEGATHLDYHQFELHQEFGHNFYTDFTGTCVSGEDALPHISSYLPSICPPPSAFLGPKCALWDCPRPAQGLDWCQDYCSSFHAALALNEGPPGMAPVLRPGGIGLKDGLLFAALSAKAQGKDVGIPECEGAATAKSPWNAPELFDLSVLEGETIREWLFFDKPRRAFESGNRKQRSLPDYSGRGWHESRKQVMNEFGGLKRSYYMDPQPLNHIEWHLYEYEINKCDACALYRLELKLADGKKNAKAKLTNDSVADLQKQMGRLSAEFPSPESKRSVKGRSKLTAKVGVGNVYSTTNRVPSTNGTFGYGLGAPYDYLVDNMTEYYLT; from the exons ATGATGGATAAGGGTTCGAAGAGCAAATGCAAGTCTGTAACGCACAAGCTTTTTAAGGACAAAGCGAAAAACCGGGTCGATGACTTGCAGGCTGTGTTCATGGACCTGCAATTTGCGAGGAAGGAGAGCCGTACAATTGATATGGCGGTCCTTGAAGAACAGGTCAATCAGATGCTCCGTGAATGGAAAGCTGAGCTCAACGAGCCCTCCCCAGCTTCTTCTTTGCAGCAA GGTGGTAATCCTGGTTCGTTCTCCTCGGACATCTGTCGGCTGTTGCAGCTGTGTGAGGAGGAAGATGATGCCACTAGTCCATTAGCTGCCCCAAAACCTGAGCCTACTGATCAGACCTTTCAAGTTGGAGAGACTGTGGTCTTTCATGAG GTGCAACAGGAACATAGCTTCCCCTTGGTTGATTGCAAAAACTCCACCTCAAGAGTTTGCAATGTTTCAGTTAACAATTTGGAAGGAGCTACTCATTTAGATTATCATCAGTTTGAGTTGCATCAAGAATTTGGCCACAACTTCTACACTGATTTTACCGGAACCTGTGTTTCTGGGGAAGATGCATTGCCACATATCTCTAGCTATCTACCAAGTATATGTCCTCCACCTTCTGCTTTCTTGGGCCCAAAATGTGCTCTTTGGGATTGTCCAAGGCCTGCTCAGGGGCTGGATTGGTGTCAGGACTATTGCAGCAGCTTTCATGCTGCTCTGGCATTGAATGAAGGACCACCTGGCATGGCTCCCGTTCTTCGACCTGGAGGAATCGGGCTGAAGGATGGACTGCTTTTCGCTGCTCTTAGTGCAAAGGCACAGGGAAAAGATGTAGGTATACCAGAGTGTGAAGGGGCTGCAACTGCAAAATCTCCATGGAATGCACCTG AACTCTTTGATCTTTCGGTTTTGGAAGGTGAAACAATTAGGGAATGGCTCTTCTTTGACAAGCCTCGTAGAGCGTTTGAAAGTGGTAACAGAAAGCAAAGATCTCTACCGGATTACAGTGGACGTGGTTGGCATGAGTCGAGGAAGCAAGTAATGAATGAATTTGGAGGGCTGAAGAGATCTTACTACATGGATCCACAACCCTTGAATCATATTGAGTGGCACCTTTACGAATACGAGATCAACAAATGCGACGCATGCGCACTGTATAGGTTGGAACTGAAACTGGCTGATGGGAAAAAAAACGCCAAAGCGAAATTAACAAATGATTCGGTTGCTGATTTGCAGAAGCAGATGGGAAGACTTTCTGCTGAGTTCCCCTCCCCCGAGAGCAAGCGATCTGTCAAGGGAAGATCAAAACTCACTGCAAAGGTTGGTGTTGGAAATGTTTACTCGACGACTAACAGAGTGCCGTCAACTAATGGGACATTTGGTTATGGGCTTGGTGCACCATATGATTATCTTGTTGATAACATGACAGAGTATTATCTGACGTAA
- the LOC133801575 gene encoding uncharacterized protein LOC133801575 isoform X1, producing MAFLYSITLHTPLLPVRPRCVLLYPKPHSLFPTLPLRNVRNSVPVLAHASPNAIPGTEQEVLRAVVDSDDNTLPCVRTYENDLARLTLVGAVDFEQALTAAAADGGQAAAEHIDNGMPAMVVETLYPGALDQHSTVSTRLFLPASKVIEKASRLRRSFNDDIFSGATSKNILAMTFRQVVLQQLWSFELVIFRPGTERNMDDLENPREVAASFALRSSDEGVISVLAEAVCISALQSTERNFLDSYLGGSSSNLFHWLQKPRQVVSKDSSVTITKLFEDEVVENAKSLLQNYNSTKGQFKPVRNKSKYSWWKPSVHSKLEKIGGPQFIAWISEYIPAYKIQIDADRLKEVKFEGWRKSSENRWEVLLTHSQMVGLSDIVDMYYEDLYSLPSKELSCGVVGNYTNLPTKKRNSFLLKMLSVTIASGIFIIATSAFGQLCFPHLKFGKYSWERRSLLQSSKVESVLLHQSLDDAEMESFCISVVKKIKDALSWPGDIITERNVGVWAGELPEFLRKAIENDSNSEDVSTTSSFIENIDTNIKTSAQDIASYQVVLSLDGKLIGFQPMSRVAVNQWAANPLAKELYGGKKLSPAGLIEPSLKIPCPNGVVVVELLMSLKPDAFFALARPSR from the exons ATGGCATTTCTTTACTCCATCACCCTCCATACCCCTCTCCTTCCCGTCCGACCTCGTTGCGTTCTTCTTTACCCTAAACCCCATTCATTATTTCCAACTTTACCCCTCCGGAACGTCCGAAATTCCGTTCCTGTCCTTGCTCATGCTTCTCCAAATGCCATCCCCGGCACAGAGCAGGAGGTCCTCCGGGCAGTGGTGGATTCCGACGATAATACTCTTCCTTGCGTCAGGACTTACGAGAACGACTTGGCTCGACTTACTCTGGTTGGAGCTGTTGACTTTGAGCAGGCTCTGACGGCGGCCGCTGCCGACGGAGGCCAGGCTGCCGCCGAGCATATTGATAACGGCATGCCCGCCATGGTTGTGGAGACCCTTTATCCGGGAGCTTTGGACCAGCATAGCACGGTCTCGACCAGGCTG TTTCTACCTGCGAGTAAAGTTATAGAAAAAGCCAGTAGGCTGAGACGCTCCTTCAATGACGATATCTTTTCTGGTGCTACATCTAAGAATATACTTGCCATGACTTTTAGACAAGTAGTGCTACAACAGCTTTGGAGCTTTGAACTGGTTATTTTCAGGCCTGGAACTGAAAGAAATATGGATGATCTTGAAAACCCAAGAGAG GTCGCTGCATCTTTCGCTCTTAGGTCATCAGATGAAGGGGTTATCTCTGTGCTTGCAGAAGCTGTTTGCATATCTGCTCTTCAGAGCACTGAAAGAAATTTCCTTGATAGTTATCTAGGAGGAAGTTCGAGTAATTTATTCCACTGGCTTCAAAAGCCTAGACAAGTTGTGTCAAAAGATTCTTCGGTTACAATAACTAAATTGTTTGAAGATGAGGTAGTTGAAAATGCCAAGAGTCTTCTGCAAAATTATAATTCAACTAAGGGACAATTTAAGCCTGTTAGAAATAAATCGAAGTACAGTTGGTGGAAGCCATCAGTGCACTCTAAGTTGGAAAAGATAGGTGGTCCTCAATTCATTGCTTGGATAAGTGAGTATATTCCTGCTTACAAGATACAAATTGACGCTGACCGACTTAAAGAAGTAAAATTTGAAGGCTGGAGAAAATCTTCGGAGAATAGGTGGGAAGTCCTTCTCACACACTCCCAAATG GTTGGATTGTCAGACATAGTAGACATGTACTATGAAGATCTTTACTCCTTGCCTAGTAAAGAACTCTCATGTGGTGTGGTTGGAAATTACACTAATTTGCCTACTAAAAAG AGAAATTCTTTTCTGTTAAAAATGCTATCGGTCACCATTGCAAGTGGAATTTTTATAATTGCAACTAGTGCCTTTGGTCAACTTTGTTTTCCCCATCTGAAGTTTGGAAAATATTCCTGGGAACGAAGGTCTCTTCTTCAGTCATCTAAAGTTGAAAGTGTACTACTACATCAATCTCTGGATGATGCCGAG ATGGAATCATTCTGCATATCAGTCGTCAAAAAGATTAAAGATGCTTTATCCTGGCCTGGTGATATAATCACAGAAAGAAACGTGGGTGTCTGGGCTGGCGAATTACCGGAGTTCTTGAGGAAGGCGATTGAAAATGATTCTAATAGCGAAGACGTGTCAACTACTTCTTCCTTTATAGAAAACATTGATACAAACATTAAGACATCAGCACAGGATATAGCCAGTTATCAG GTGGTATTGTCATTAGATGGGAAGCTAATTGGGTTCCAACCAATGAGTCGCGTCGCTGTTAATCAGTGGGCTGCAAATCCTCTAGCAAAGGAATTATATGGTGGAAAAAAGCTTTCTCCAG CAGGCTTAATCGAACCTAGTCTCAAGATCCCTTGTCCAAATGGGGTTGTCGTCGTAGAGCTGTTGATGTCATTAAAACCTGATGCTTTTTTCGCTCTAGCTAGGCCAAGTCGATga
- the LOC133801575 gene encoding uncharacterized protein LOC133801575 isoform X2: protein MAFLYSITLHTPLLPVRPRCVLLYPKPHSLFPTLPLRNVRNSVPVLAHASPNAIPGTEQEVLRAVVDSDDNTLPCVRTYENDLARLTLVGAVDFEQALTAAAADGGQAAAEHIDNGMPAMVVETLYPGALDQHSTVSTRLFLPASKVIEKASRLRRSFNDDIFSGATSKNILAMTFRQVVLQQLWSFELVIFRPGTERNMDDLENPREVAASFALRSSDEGVISVLAEAVCISALQSTERNFLDSYLGGSSSNLFHWLQKPRQVVSKDSSVTITKLFEDEVVENAKSLLQNYNSTKGQFKPVRNKSKYSWWKPSVHSKLEKIGGPQFIAWISEYIPAYKIQIDADRLKEVKFEGWRKSSENRWEVLLTHSQMVGLSDIVDMYYEDLYSLPSKELSCGVVGNYTNLPTKKRNSFLLKMLSVTIASGIFIIATSAFGQLCFPHLKFGKYSWERRSLLQSSKVESVLLHQSLDDAEMESFCISVVKKIKDALSWPGDIITERNVGVWAGELPEFLRKAIENDSNSEDVSTTSSFIENIDTNIKTSAQDIASYQVVLSLDGKLIGFQPMSRVAVNQWAANPLAKELYGGKKLSPGLIEPSLKIPCPNGVVVVELLMSLKPDAFFALARPSR, encoded by the exons ATGGCATTTCTTTACTCCATCACCCTCCATACCCCTCTCCTTCCCGTCCGACCTCGTTGCGTTCTTCTTTACCCTAAACCCCATTCATTATTTCCAACTTTACCCCTCCGGAACGTCCGAAATTCCGTTCCTGTCCTTGCTCATGCTTCTCCAAATGCCATCCCCGGCACAGAGCAGGAGGTCCTCCGGGCAGTGGTGGATTCCGACGATAATACTCTTCCTTGCGTCAGGACTTACGAGAACGACTTGGCTCGACTTACTCTGGTTGGAGCTGTTGACTTTGAGCAGGCTCTGACGGCGGCCGCTGCCGACGGAGGCCAGGCTGCCGCCGAGCATATTGATAACGGCATGCCCGCCATGGTTGTGGAGACCCTTTATCCGGGAGCTTTGGACCAGCATAGCACGGTCTCGACCAGGCTG TTTCTACCTGCGAGTAAAGTTATAGAAAAAGCCAGTAGGCTGAGACGCTCCTTCAATGACGATATCTTTTCTGGTGCTACATCTAAGAATATACTTGCCATGACTTTTAGACAAGTAGTGCTACAACAGCTTTGGAGCTTTGAACTGGTTATTTTCAGGCCTGGAACTGAAAGAAATATGGATGATCTTGAAAACCCAAGAGAG GTCGCTGCATCTTTCGCTCTTAGGTCATCAGATGAAGGGGTTATCTCTGTGCTTGCAGAAGCTGTTTGCATATCTGCTCTTCAGAGCACTGAAAGAAATTTCCTTGATAGTTATCTAGGAGGAAGTTCGAGTAATTTATTCCACTGGCTTCAAAAGCCTAGACAAGTTGTGTCAAAAGATTCTTCGGTTACAATAACTAAATTGTTTGAAGATGAGGTAGTTGAAAATGCCAAGAGTCTTCTGCAAAATTATAATTCAACTAAGGGACAATTTAAGCCTGTTAGAAATAAATCGAAGTACAGTTGGTGGAAGCCATCAGTGCACTCTAAGTTGGAAAAGATAGGTGGTCCTCAATTCATTGCTTGGATAAGTGAGTATATTCCTGCTTACAAGATACAAATTGACGCTGACCGACTTAAAGAAGTAAAATTTGAAGGCTGGAGAAAATCTTCGGAGAATAGGTGGGAAGTCCTTCTCACACACTCCCAAATG GTTGGATTGTCAGACATAGTAGACATGTACTATGAAGATCTTTACTCCTTGCCTAGTAAAGAACTCTCATGTGGTGTGGTTGGAAATTACACTAATTTGCCTACTAAAAAG AGAAATTCTTTTCTGTTAAAAATGCTATCGGTCACCATTGCAAGTGGAATTTTTATAATTGCAACTAGTGCCTTTGGTCAACTTTGTTTTCCCCATCTGAAGTTTGGAAAATATTCCTGGGAACGAAGGTCTCTTCTTCAGTCATCTAAAGTTGAAAGTGTACTACTACATCAATCTCTGGATGATGCCGAG ATGGAATCATTCTGCATATCAGTCGTCAAAAAGATTAAAGATGCTTTATCCTGGCCTGGTGATATAATCACAGAAAGAAACGTGGGTGTCTGGGCTGGCGAATTACCGGAGTTCTTGAGGAAGGCGATTGAAAATGATTCTAATAGCGAAGACGTGTCAACTACTTCTTCCTTTATAGAAAACATTGATACAAACATTAAGACATCAGCACAGGATATAGCCAGTTATCAG GTGGTATTGTCATTAGATGGGAAGCTAATTGGGTTCCAACCAATGAGTCGCGTCGCTGTTAATCAGTGGGCTGCAAATCCTCTAGCAAAGGAATTATATGGTGGAAAAAAGCTTTCTCCAG GCTTAATCGAACCTAGTCTCAAGATCCCTTGTCCAAATGGGGTTGTCGTCGTAGAGCTGTTGATGTCATTAAAACCTGATGCTTTTTTCGCTCTAGCTAGGCCAAGTCGATga
- the LOC133801573 gene encoding transcription factor VOZ1 isoform X1, producing the protein MMDKGSKSKCKSVTHKLFKDKAKNRVDDLQAVFMDLQFARKESRTIDMAVLEEQVNQMLREWKAELNEPSPASSLQQGGNPGSFSSDICRLLQLCEEEDDATSPLAAPKPEPTDQTFQVGETVVFHEGFGMNQVQQEHSFPLVDCKNSTSRVCNVSVNNLEGATHLDYHQFELHQEFGHNFYTDFTGTCVSGEDALPHISSYLPSICPPPSAFLGPKCALWDCPRPAQGLDWCQDYCSSFHAALALNEGPPGMAPVLRPGGIGLKDGLLFAALSAKAQGKDVGIPECEGAATAKSPWNAPELFDLSVLEGETIREWLFFDKPRRAFESGNRKQRSLPDYSGRGWHESRKQVMNEFGGLKRSYYMDPQPLNHIEWHLYEYEINKCDACALYRLELKLADGKKNAKAKLTNDSVADLQKQMGRLSAEFPSPESKRSVKGRSKLTAKVGVGNVYSTTNRVPSTNGTFGYGLGAPYDYLVDNMTEYYLT; encoded by the exons ATGATGGATAAGGGTTCGAAGAGCAAATGCAAGTCTGTAACGCACAAGCTTTTTAAGGACAAAGCGAAAAACCGGGTCGATGACTTGCAGGCTGTGTTCATGGACCTGCAATTTGCGAGGAAGGAGAGCCGTACAATTGATATGGCGGTCCTTGAAGAACAGGTCAATCAGATGCTCCGTGAATGGAAAGCTGAGCTCAACGAGCCCTCCCCAGCTTCTTCTTTGCAGCAA GGTGGTAATCCTGGTTCGTTCTCCTCGGACATCTGTCGGCTGTTGCAGCTGTGTGAGGAGGAAGATGATGCCACTAGTCCATTAGCTGCCCCAAAACCTGAGCCTACTGATCAGACCTTTCAAGTTGGAGAGACTGTGGTCTTTCATGAG GGGTTTGGAATGAATCAGGTGCAACAGGAACATAGCTTCCCCTTGGTTGATTGCAAAAACTCCACCTCAAGAGTTTGCAATGTTTCAGTTAACAATTTGGAAGGAGCTACTCATTTAGATTATCATCAGTTTGAGTTGCATCAAGAATTTGGCCACAACTTCTACACTGATTTTACCGGAACCTGTGTTTCTGGGGAAGATGCATTGCCACATATCTCTAGCTATCTACCAAGTATATGTCCTCCACCTTCTGCTTTCTTGGGCCCAAAATGTGCTCTTTGGGATTGTCCAAGGCCTGCTCAGGGGCTGGATTGGTGTCAGGACTATTGCAGCAGCTTTCATGCTGCTCTGGCATTGAATGAAGGACCACCTGGCATGGCTCCCGTTCTTCGACCTGGAGGAATCGGGCTGAAGGATGGACTGCTTTTCGCTGCTCTTAGTGCAAAGGCACAGGGAAAAGATGTAGGTATACCAGAGTGTGAAGGGGCTGCAACTGCAAAATCTCCATGGAATGCACCTG AACTCTTTGATCTTTCGGTTTTGGAAGGTGAAACAATTAGGGAATGGCTCTTCTTTGACAAGCCTCGTAGAGCGTTTGAAAGTGGTAACAGAAAGCAAAGATCTCTACCGGATTACAGTGGACGTGGTTGGCATGAGTCGAGGAAGCAAGTAATGAATGAATTTGGAGGGCTGAAGAGATCTTACTACATGGATCCACAACCCTTGAATCATATTGAGTGGCACCTTTACGAATACGAGATCAACAAATGCGACGCATGCGCACTGTATAGGTTGGAACTGAAACTGGCTGATGGGAAAAAAAACGCCAAAGCGAAATTAACAAATGATTCGGTTGCTGATTTGCAGAAGCAGATGGGAAGACTTTCTGCTGAGTTCCCCTCCCCCGAGAGCAAGCGATCTGTCAAGGGAAGATCAAAACTCACTGCAAAGGTTGGTGTTGGAAATGTTTACTCGACGACTAACAGAGTGCCGTCAACTAATGGGACATTTGGTTATGGGCTTGGTGCACCATATGATTATCTTGTTGATAACATGACAGAGTATTATCTGACGTAA
- the LOC133801574 gene encoding transcription elongation factor 1 homolog has protein sequence MGKRKSRAKPPPKKRNDRLDTVFSCPFCNHGTSVECRIDMKNLIGEAVCGICQESFSTTVTALTEAIDIYSEWIDECERVNNVEEDGDGA, from the exons ATGGGTAAGAGGAAGTCCAGAGCAAAGCCGCCTCCTAAAAAGCGGAATGACAGGCTTGATACTGTTTTCAGTTGCCCCTTCTGCAATCATGGCACCAGCGTTGAATGCCGCAT TGACATGAAGAATTTGATTGGGGAAGCTGTCTGCGGGATTTGCCAAGAGAGCTTCAGTACTACTGTCACAG CTTTAACCGAGGCAATAGACAT ATACAGTGAATGGATTGACGAGTGTGAACGGGTTAACAACGTTGAAGAGGATGGGGACGGCGCTTAG